A genomic region of Desulfatirhabdium butyrativorans DSM 18734 contains the following coding sequences:
- a CDS encoding permease, which translates to MNSLVKTLEYFLFITAELTVLFIGISTIVALVLMYIPQEKLRSWLSKRGVWGNFLGAGVGALTPFCACSTIPMTLGLLNAGAPFGPVMSFVIASPILNPVIITMVATLMGIKACILYTGVTFIGSMFFGWLLERTGCVSYVKAIREKQSCCCSCSGPSPFKMYEPSFSEKLKSALQSAWGDFRAVLVYLLIGVGIGAGIYGYMPQEFVVRVAGPDNPLAIPVAALIGIPLYIRAETAIPIGLALAQKGMSMGAVIALIIGGAGMAIPEMTMLAGIFRKQLVAAIVMVIFATAVIGGYVFNMMA; encoded by the coding sequence ATGAATTCCCTGGTCAAAACGCTTGAATATTTCCTGTTCATCACTGCAGAGCTGACGGTTCTCTTTATTGGAATCAGCACAATTGTTGCGTTGGTTCTGATGTACATTCCGCAGGAAAAGCTGCGTTCCTGGCTATCCAAACGCGGGGTTTGGGGCAATTTCCTGGGAGCCGGGGTCGGTGCACTGACTCCGTTCTGCGCCTGCTCAACCATTCCGATGACATTGGGGCTGTTGAATGCCGGCGCACCTTTCGGGCCGGTCATGTCCTTCGTCATTGCATCTCCGATCCTGAACCCGGTCATCATCACGATGGTGGCCACATTGATGGGGATCAAGGCATGCATTCTCTACACCGGCGTGACCTTTATCGGTTCCATGTTTTTTGGATGGCTTCTGGAAAGAACCGGATGCGTATCCTATGTGAAGGCGATTCGGGAAAAACAAAGCTGCTGCTGTTCCTGTTCCGGTCCATCGCCTTTCAAGATGTATGAACCCTCTTTTTCAGAAAAACTGAAATCGGCGCTGCAATCGGCATGGGGTGATTTTCGGGCGGTTCTCGTCTATCTTCTCATCGGTGTCGGAATAGGTGCAGGCATTTACGGTTATATGCCCCAGGAATTTGTGGTGCGGGTTGCAGGCCCCGATAATCCGCTGGCGATTCCGGTAGCCGCCCTGATCGGTATTCCCCTGTATATCCGGGCAGAAACGGCCATTCCCATCGGACTGGCATTGGCGCAGAAAGGGATGAGCATGGGCGCCGTCATAGCGCTGATTATCGGCGGGGCCGGAATGGCCATTCCAGAAATGACCATGCTGGCCGGTATCTTTCGAAAGCAACTGGTCGCAGCCATTGTGATGGTCATTTTTGCAACGGCGGTCATCGGTGGATACGTCTTTAATATGATGGCCTAA
- a CDS encoding ABC transporter ATP-binding protein — MPPRQAILAENIHKRFGSLDVLKGVSLSANEGDVIALIGSSGSGKSTLLRCINLLEKPDSGNITIAGERIRLIVNKRGETVPQDRKQVDRIRSKLGMVFQHFNLWSHMTILENVIEAPVHVLKKPKKESIELAMSLLGKVGIEDKAKCYPSQLSGGQQQRAAIARALAMEPAALLVDEPTSALDPELVGEVLRVMQQLAEEGRTMIIATHEMEFAKQVSSNVMFLHNGVVEDQGPPEYLFGNPQSERCRQFLSGILSKR; from the coding sequence ATGCCCCCCAGGCAGGCCATCCTTGCAGAAAACATTCACAAACGATTCGGCTCCCTCGATGTACTCAAGGGAGTATCCCTCTCGGCAAACGAAGGTGACGTCATCGCCCTGATCGGATCGAGCGGATCCGGCAAAAGCACCCTGCTGCGGTGCATCAATCTGCTCGAAAAGCCGGATTCCGGAAACATCACCATTGCAGGAGAGCGCATCCGCCTCATTGTCAACAAAAGAGGCGAAACCGTTCCGCAGGACCGCAAACAGGTCGATCGGATTCGCTCGAAGCTCGGCATGGTGTTTCAGCATTTCAATCTCTGGAGCCACATGACCATTCTCGAGAATGTCATCGAGGCGCCGGTTCATGTGCTTAAAAAGCCCAAGAAGGAAAGCATCGAGCTGGCCATGAGCCTTCTGGGCAAGGTCGGCATCGAAGACAAGGCGAAATGCTACCCGTCCCAACTCTCCGGGGGACAACAGCAGCGGGCGGCCATCGCACGAGCCCTGGCCATGGAACCCGCCGCTCTCCTGGTGGATGAACCGACATCGGCGCTGGATCCCGAGCTTGTCGGGGAAGTGCTTCGGGTCATGCAGCAACTGGCCGAAGAAGGCCGCACGATGATCATCGCCACCCATGAAATGGAATTCGCCAAACAGGTTTCCTCAAATGTCATGTTTCTGCATAACGGCGTTGTAGAAGATCAGGGACCGCCGGAATACCTTTTCGGGAATCCCCAATCAGAGCGGTGCAGACAGTTTCTGTCCGGCATTTTGTCCAAACGATGA
- a CDS encoding acetyl ornithine aminotransferase family protein, with amino-acid sequence MKKPVQRTTVPGPKALEWISRDAKILSPSLPREYPLVAVRGNGQWIEDIDGNEYLDFTSGIAVCNTGHCHPKIVEAIQRQAANLIHMCGSDFYHLPMIRFAERLAAITPGDFEKRVLLANSGAEAVEAGFKLARWHSGRDKAIAFLGAFHGRTMGALSLTASKAVQRKGFSSFVPGIHHVPYAHCYRCAFRLTYPACDFECIRFIEAHLFRTILPAEEVAVIVIEPIQGEGGYVVPPAGYHERLKRLAETYGILYMTDEIQSGMGRTGKLFAMEHFGVAADIVTMAKGIASGMPLSALVARAEVMNWTRGAHGSTYGGNPIACEAAIASLDVIQSGLIDNARVLGERLRAGLDALASRYECMGDVRGLGLMQAVEFVDDRIRKNPDKTLRDAVLQGCFQKGLLLLSCGESVIRFCPPLIVSAGDIDVALDIYESVLKSLRS; translated from the coding sequence ATGAAAAAACCTGTACAACGGACAACCGTCCCTGGGCCCAAAGCATTGGAGTGGATCTCCAGGGACGCAAAAATTCTCTCCCCTTCCCTCCCCCGGGAATACCCGCTTGTCGCTGTCCGCGGAAACGGTCAATGGATTGAAGACATAGACGGTAACGAATATCTGGATTTCACCTCCGGCATCGCCGTATGCAACACCGGCCACTGCCACCCCAAAATCGTCGAGGCCATCCAGCGTCAGGCCGCAAATCTCATCCACATGTGCGGCTCCGATTTTTATCACCTGCCCATGATCCGCTTCGCCGAGAGGCTGGCTGCCATTACACCCGGAGATTTCGAAAAACGTGTCCTGCTGGCCAATTCCGGTGCGGAGGCGGTCGAGGCCGGATTCAAGCTGGCCCGCTGGCACAGCGGCCGGGACAAGGCCATCGCTTTTCTCGGGGCATTCCACGGCAGAACCATGGGAGCACTCTCGCTTACGGCATCGAAGGCCGTCCAGCGAAAAGGCTTCAGCTCCTTTGTGCCTGGGATCCATCACGTTCCCTATGCCCATTGCTACCGGTGCGCCTTCCGACTCACCTACCCTGCCTGCGATTTCGAATGCATCCGCTTCATCGAAGCGCATCTGTTCCGAACCATTCTGCCAGCGGAAGAAGTCGCCGTCATCGTGATCGAACCCATTCAGGGGGAAGGCGGTTATGTGGTGCCGCCTGCAGGTTACCACGAGCGGCTCAAGCGACTTGCCGAAACCTATGGCATTCTGTACATGACCGACGAAATCCAGAGCGGGATGGGCCGAACGGGCAAGCTTTTCGCCATGGAGCACTTCGGCGTTGCCGCGGATATCGTCACCATGGCCAAGGGCATTGCCTCGGGCATGCCGCTCAGCGCGCTGGTGGCCAGGGCAGAGGTCATGAACTGGACCCGCGGCGCCCACGGTTCGACCTACGGCGGAAACCCCATCGCCTGCGAGGCGGCCATCGCATCCCTCGATGTCATTCAGTCGGGCCTGATCGACAATGCACGGGTGCTTGGCGAAAGATTGCGGGCCGGCTTGGATGCACTGGCCAGCCGATACGAATGCATGGGCGATGTGCGCGGGCTTGGCCTGATGCAGGCCGTCGAATTTGTCGATGATCGGATTCGAAAAAATCCCGACAAGACCTTGCGGGATGCCGTGCTTCAGGGCTGTTTCCAGAAAGGGCTGCTGCTGTTGAGCTGCGGGGAAAGCGTCATCCGTTTCTGCCCGCCGCTGATCGTATCGGCCGGGGATATCGACGTTGCGCTCGACATTTACGAATCCGTTCTGAAATCGTTACGCAGTTGA
- a CDS encoding MarR family winged helix-turn-helix transcriptional regulator: MNSVEMADITRALREIVWHFGPKGLDGECCANLSMPEFLALEKVAETPDCPVQDIGRQLGFTKSGATRVVNRLEKKGYVRKIKSEQDGRFCCVAITEIGEEMLRSADAGYIQKLERMFSRMPEGNARQMKELLVTLSRTVKR, from the coding sequence ATGAATTCCGTCGAAATGGCCGATATCACCCGCGCCTTGAGAGAAATCGTCTGGCATTTTGGCCCGAAAGGGCTGGACGGAGAGTGCTGCGCGAATCTTTCCATGCCGGAATTTCTGGCCCTGGAGAAGGTGGCAGAAACGCCGGACTGCCCGGTTCAGGATATCGGGCGGCAGCTTGGATTCACCAAGAGCGGTGCGACCCGTGTCGTGAACCGGCTGGAAAAGAAGGGATATGTCCGGAAGATCAAGTCGGAACAAGACGGCCGATTCTGCTGTGTGGCGATCACGGAAATCGGGGAAGAAATGCTCCGATCGGCGGATGCCGGTTATATCCAGAAATTGGAACGGATGTTTTCCAGGATGCCGGAAGGCAATGCCCGGCAGATGAAAGAACTGTTGGTAACCCTGTCTCGAACAGTGAAACGGTAA